One Macaca nemestrina isolate mMacNem1 unplaced genomic scaffold, mMacNem.hap1 Scaffold_113, whole genome shotgun sequence genomic window carries:
- the LOC139361235 gene encoding SH3 domain and tetratricopeptide repeat-containing protein 1-like has protein sequence MRALVLTPVSDSSDSRAYKSSLDYTKRSLGIFIDLQKKEKEAHAWLQAGKIYYILRQSELVDLYIQVAQNVALYTGDPNLGLELFEAAGDIFNGAWEREEGMSFYRGTG, from the exons cttgttctgacacctgtgtctgaTTCCAGTGATTCCAGGGCCTACAAATCCTCTCTGGACTACACCAAACGAAGTCTGGGAATTTTCATTGACctccagaagaaagagaaggaggcacatgcctggctgcaagcagggaagatctattacATCCTGCGACAGAGTGAGCTGGTGGACCTGTACATCCAG gtggCACAGAATGTGGCCCTGTACACAGGCGACCCCAACCTGGGGTTGGAGCTGTTTGAGGCCGCTGGAGACATCTtcaatggggcctgggagcgggaggaaggcatgtccttctaccgg GGGACCGGCTGA